The following proteins come from a genomic window of Geomonas sp. RF6:
- a CDS encoding thiol-disulfide oxidoreductase DCC family protein, which yields MPEAPEFPLKVFYDGSCSVCSSAIEVYMRMEHGGRLIFFDISAPDFQPELYGIPLHRFMHEMHAIDRRNRVFRGVEAFEAIWQALPPGTFYRIIGTFLALPGIDLMARAGYWSFARIRRFLPKTKNSCPGGVCGLRRKGP from the coding sequence ATGCCTGAGGCACCAGAATTCCCATTGAAGGTTTTCTACGATGGCTCCTGCTCCGTCTGCTCCAGCGCGATAGAGGTGTACATGCGCATGGAGCACGGCGGCCGGCTCATCTTCTTCGACATCAGCGCCCCCGATTTTCAGCCCGAACTGTACGGAATCCCGCTGCACCGATTCATGCACGAGATGCACGCCATTGACCGGAGGAACCGGGTCTTTCGCGGTGTGGAGGCATTCGAAGCGATCTGGCAGGCGCTTCCCCCCGGCACGTTCTATCGCATCATCGGAACCTTCCTCGCCCTCCCCGGTATCGACCTCATGGCACGTGCCGGATACTGGTCCTTCGCCCGGATCAGGAGATTCCTCCCCAAGACGAAGAACAGCTGCCCGGGCGGCGTCTGCGGCCTCCGAAGGAAGGGGCCATGA
- a CDS encoding lipase maturation factor family protein has translation MDDSSGYYLTRLLLQRGLGLVYLIAFLVVVNQFRPLCGEHGLLPAPEYMREVPFRDSPSIFYLFPRDTFFTLFGWAGVALSLLAVTGFSERYGSILSMSVWFLLWLIYLSFVTVGQTFYGFGWESILLESGFLAIFLGDARTEPQEIVIWLFRWVLFRIMFGAGLIKLRGDPCWRDYSCLFYHFETQPMPNPLSWYFHWLPRPLLRGGVLYNHFAEVVAPFFYVAPQPLAAAAGISVLIFQGILIVSGNFSWLSFLTLVIAFSTFDDGFLGKVIHLVPPELASPQVWQVGGVWALLLLVAFLSVKPVMNLFSGEQLMNANFDSLHLVNTYGAFGSITRERYEIVIEGTDDTVTTPHTRWKEYGFKGKPGDPAATPAQIAPYHLRLDWLMWFAAMPSPYLDRWFIRLLQRLLEGDEATLSLLKENPFPHAPPRQIRALHYRYRFSTPQEKRRTGLLWQRQLARIYFPAVSLTDPTFRSIMEEVE, from the coding sequence ATGGACGACTCCTCAGGGTACTATTTGACGAGGCTCCTGCTCCAGCGGGGGCTTGGGCTTGTCTACCTGATCGCTTTCCTCGTGGTGGTGAACCAGTTCCGCCCCCTGTGCGGCGAGCACGGCCTTCTCCCCGCGCCGGAATACATGCGCGAGGTGCCGTTTCGCGACTCCCCCAGCATCTTCTACCTTTTCCCGAGGGATACCTTTTTCACCCTTTTCGGCTGGGCCGGTGTCGCCCTCTCTCTCCTGGCGGTCACAGGCTTTTCCGAACGCTACGGCAGCATCCTCTCCATGTCGGTGTGGTTCCTGCTGTGGCTGATCTATCTCTCCTTCGTCACTGTAGGGCAGACCTTCTACGGCTTCGGCTGGGAGTCGATCCTGCTGGAAAGCGGCTTTCTTGCCATCTTCCTCGGTGACGCCCGCACCGAGCCGCAGGAGATCGTGATCTGGCTCTTCCGATGGGTCCTTTTCCGGATCATGTTCGGGGCCGGGCTCATCAAGCTGCGCGGCGACCCGTGCTGGCGAGATTATTCCTGCCTCTTTTACCACTTCGAAACGCAGCCGATGCCGAACCCCCTGAGCTGGTATTTCCACTGGCTCCCCAGGCCCCTCCTGAGGGGGGGAGTGCTGTACAACCATTTTGCGGAAGTCGTCGCCCCCTTCTTTTACGTTGCCCCTCAACCCCTTGCCGCCGCTGCCGGGATCTCCGTCCTCATCTTCCAGGGGATACTGATCGTGAGCGGCAATTTCTCCTGGCTCAGCTTTCTCACCCTCGTCATCGCCTTTTCCACCTTCGACGATGGATTCCTCGGCAAGGTGATCCACCTCGTCCCACCGGAGCTCGCCTCGCCCCAGGTTTGGCAGGTCGGGGGTGTGTGGGCGCTCCTGCTCCTGGTCGCCTTTCTGAGCGTGAAGCCGGTAATGAACCTCTTCTCCGGAGAGCAGCTCATGAACGCGAACTTCGACTCCCTGCATCTCGTCAATACCTACGGGGCATTCGGGAGCATCACGCGCGAGCGCTATGAGATTGTCATCGAAGGTACCGATGACACGGTAACCACCCCACACACTCGCTGGAAGGAGTACGGCTTCAAGGGGAAACCGGGAGACCCCGCGGCGACCCCTGCGCAGATCGCGCCGTACCATCTGCGACTCGACTGGCTCATGTGGTTCGCCGCCATGCCTTCGCCGTATCTCGACCGGTGGTTTATCCGGCTCCTGCAGCGTCTCCTGGAAGGGGATGAGGCCACCCTCTCTCTGCTGAAGGAGAATCCTTTCCCCCATGCTCCGCCGCGCCAGATCCGGGCGCTCCATTACCGGTACCGCTTCAGCACCCCGCAGGAGAAGAGGCGCACCGGGCTCTTGTGGCAGCGACAACTGGCAAGGATCTATTTCCCTGCCGTTTCCCTCACCGATCCCACCTTCCGTTCCATCATGGAGGAGGTGGAGTAG
- the wecB gene encoding non-hydrolyzing UDP-N-acetylglucosamine 2-epimerase, producing the protein MKVFLVAGARPNFMKIAPIYRASLRHPQVTCKIVHTGQHYDHSMSQAFFDDLEIPAPSYSLEVGSGSHATQTAKIMIAFEEVCSADSPDLVLVVGDVNSTLACSIVAKKGGIAVAHVEAGLRSFDMEMPEEINRIVVDSITDHFFVTEESGVENLLREGKSPQRIHSVGHVMIDNLLRQLERLAQLDVTRLPVYPLKMEGGPYLFLTLHRPSNVDSRESFAPIAKAVNELAEQRTIFFPVHPRTRQAIDSFGIAFSPRVKLLSPLGYSESLFLWKDAEAVLTDSGGLQEETTALRVPCVTIRENTERPITVEIGSNVLAGCSTEGIISGYRESLEKKKRAQLPPLWDGKASERIWQRLLEGEVRRHEATGEAYAAPL; encoded by the coding sequence ATGAAAGTTTTCCTTGTTGCCGGCGCGCGTCCGAATTTCATGAAGATTGCGCCCATTTACCGCGCTTCACTCCGTCACCCCCAAGTTACCTGCAAGATCGTGCACACCGGACAGCACTACGACCACTCCATGTCCCAGGCTTTTTTCGACGACCTGGAGATCCCGGCGCCTTCCTATTCGCTGGAGGTCGGCTCAGGCTCCCATGCCACCCAGACGGCAAAGATCATGATCGCTTTCGAAGAGGTCTGCAGCGCCGACTCTCCAGACCTGGTGCTGGTGGTAGGGGATGTGAACTCCACCCTCGCCTGCAGCATCGTGGCGAAGAAGGGAGGAATTGCCGTGGCCCACGTCGAGGCTGGTCTGCGCAGCTTCGACATGGAGATGCCTGAGGAGATCAACCGCATCGTCGTCGACTCTATTACCGATCACTTTTTCGTGACGGAGGAGAGCGGAGTCGAAAACCTCCTGCGTGAAGGGAAATCGCCCCAGCGGATCCACTCGGTGGGGCACGTCATGATCGACAACCTGCTGCGCCAGCTCGAGCGCCTCGCGCAGCTCGACGTGACCCGGCTCCCTGTCTACCCGTTGAAGATGGAGGGGGGGCCGTATCTCTTCCTTACCCTGCACCGCCCCTCCAACGTCGACAGCCGGGAGAGCTTTGCACCGATAGCGAAAGCGGTGAACGAGCTTGCCGAGCAGAGGACCATCTTCTTCCCGGTGCACCCGCGAACGCGCCAGGCGATCGACTCCTTCGGCATCGCCTTCTCCCCGCGGGTGAAGCTTCTCTCCCCGCTCGGATACAGCGAGTCGCTCTTTCTCTGGAAGGACGCCGAGGCGGTCCTTACCGACAGCGGCGGGCTGCAGGAGGAGACCACGGCGCTGCGGGTCCCGTGCGTCACCATTCGTGAGAACACCGAGCGTCCGATAACGGTGGAAATCGGCAGCAACGTCCTCGCCGGTTGCTCCACCGAAGGGATCATCTCCGGCTATCGCGAAAGCCTGGAAAAGAAGAAGAGGGCACAACTCCCGCCCCTTTGGGACGGCAAGGCCTCGGAGCGGATCTGGCAGAGACTTCTCGAAGGGGAAGTGCGCCGTCATGAAGCGACCGGGGAAGCGTACGCCGCTCCACTCTGA
- a CDS encoding chemotaxis protein CheW yields MPLPVPEDRVISAPSLLTFSLDQNRYALRLESVQRVVRAAAVTPLPKAPAVVLGILDLQGTVAPVFDLRKRFALPEREILPDDQFIIARAGARTVVLAVDEATEVLCGENAIIPPDQIQHGTGYLSGVTRTAAGLVLIHDLESFLSLEEEATLAAALQHCEG; encoded by the coding sequence ATGCCGCTTCCCGTGCCGGAGGATAGAGTTATTAGCGCCCCCTCTCTACTCACCTTCTCTCTTGATCAAAACCGTTACGCCCTGCGCCTGGAGAGCGTGCAGCGTGTCGTCCGGGCTGCGGCCGTGACACCGCTGCCGAAGGCTCCCGCGGTTGTCCTCGGCATTCTCGATCTTCAGGGGACTGTGGCGCCGGTTTTCGACCTCAGGAAGCGCTTTGCCCTGCCGGAGAGGGAGATCCTGCCGGACGATCAGTTCATCATTGCCCGGGCGGGAGCACGCACCGTCGTTCTCGCGGTCGATGAGGCAACGGAGGTGCTTTGCGGGGAGAATGCGATCATCCCGCCTGACCAGATCCAGCACGGAACCGGGTACCTCTCCGGCGTCACGAGGACCGCAGCAGGGCTCGTGCTGATACACGATCTGGAGAGCTTTCTTTCGCTGGAAGAGGAGGCCACCCTGGCGGCGGCCCTCCAGCACTGTGAGGGGTGA
- a CDS encoding CheR family methyltransferase: MGAAVSPKTLTLFRRYLVKHTGLHFPPPRVPELLQKMEQAARAFGYVDVEGCLIWLMSSPLSRNQLDILAPLLTIGETYFLRDAESYRVLQEELLPELLEARRQGEKRLTIWSAGCSTGEEAYSIAILLERLIPDLKEWDIRLCATDLNREALEKAQRGVYRNWSFRNAPAWLFDHLVKLDDGRYEVPPQTRRLVEFTPFNLATDDYSSLFADGTVDILFCRNVMLYFHEELRVAVADRLYRVLRDGGSLFVSPSEVDHRIFSKFGCRRFSGALVFTKGEKADNSRLPEPAVVVTPFASEAVPPSPAPPSAPAARGSEPVAGKTDSAPGRTLSEASALAARGRYQEAVDAVAPLAAEGTDSGALELLARSYASLGRIVEARHYCEAAIAVDRMRPHTHYLLSIILEEQGLLNEAAAALKRTLYLDQDFLVAHFALGKLHRHLGKEEECRRHFANALHLLERRDQHEVVPEAAGLTAGRLAEMIRAALEGRSAHA, from the coding sequence ATGGGTGCCGCAGTCTCGCCAAAGACCCTCACCCTTTTCAGGCGCTACCTGGTGAAACATACCGGGCTGCACTTCCCCCCTCCGCGCGTGCCGGAGCTTTTGCAGAAGATGGAGCAGGCGGCGCGCGCGTTCGGTTACGTGGACGTCGAGGGGTGCCTCATCTGGCTCATGTCCTCACCTCTCTCCCGAAATCAGCTCGACATCCTCGCCCCGCTTCTCACCATCGGGGAGACATACTTCCTGCGCGACGCCGAAAGCTACCGGGTCCTCCAGGAGGAACTCCTCCCGGAACTGCTGGAGGCCCGGCGGCAAGGGGAGAAGAGGCTCACGATCTGGAGCGCGGGGTGCTCCACCGGAGAGGAGGCGTACAGCATCGCCATCCTCCTGGAGCGGCTCATCCCCGACCTCAAGGAGTGGGACATCAGGCTCTGCGCCACCGATCTGAACCGGGAGGCGCTCGAGAAGGCCCAGAGAGGGGTCTACCGCAACTGGTCCTTCCGCAATGCGCCGGCCTGGCTTTTCGATCACCTGGTAAAGCTCGATGACGGGCGCTACGAGGTGCCTCCGCAGACGAGAAGGCTCGTGGAGTTCACACCCTTCAACCTCGCCACGGACGACTACAGCTCCCTCTTTGCCGATGGAACTGTCGATATACTCTTTTGCCGAAACGTCATGCTCTACTTTCATGAGGAGCTCCGGGTCGCGGTGGCGGACCGGCTTTACCGGGTCCTTCGGGATGGCGGCTCGCTCTTTGTCAGCCCCTCGGAGGTCGACCACCGCATCTTCTCGAAATTTGGCTGCAGACGCTTTTCCGGCGCGCTGGTCTTCACGAAGGGGGAGAAAGCGGATAACTCCCGGCTCCCCGAGCCTGCGGTGGTGGTCACCCCTTTCGCTTCGGAAGCCGTACCCCCTTCGCCCGCTCCACCTTCCGCACCTGCGGCGCGCGGTTCCGAACCTGTCGCGGGTAAAACCGATTCCGCACCCGGGAGAACACTGTCAGAAGCCTCGGCCCTTGCCGCACGGGGACGGTACCAGGAGGCGGTCGATGCCGTGGCGCCGCTGGCCGCGGAGGGCACCGATTCCGGCGCCCTCGAGCTCCTCGCCAGAAGCTACGCGAGCCTCGGCAGAATCGTGGAGGCCCGACACTACTGCGAGGCGGCGATAGCCGTGGACCGGATGCGGCCGCATACCCACTACCTCCTCTCCATCATCCTGGAGGAGCAGGGGCTCCTGAATGAAGCCGCGGCGGCCTTGAAGCGGACCCTTTACCTCGACCAGGACTTCCTCGTCGCCCATTTCGCTCTCGGCAAGCTGCACCGGCACCTCGGCAAAGAAGAGGAGTGCCGGCGGCATTTCGCAAACGCGCTGCATCTTCTGGAGCGGCGCGACCAGCACGAGGTAGTCCCCGAAGCCGCGGGGCTGACGGCGGGGCGCCTGGCGGAGATGATCCGCGCCGCCCTGGAGGGAAGGAGTGCACATGCCTGA
- a CDS encoding chemotaxis protein CheW, protein MPEEKAVHAEGKIDWAFVHSRLQALRSALDEGAGPLPAARELLKRRAAKLAEVPALEEGGARVTALEFELSGERYAVETSFIDETFPLSEFTPLFCTPPFVLGITNLRGRIVSIVDLRRFFELPTVGLSNLNRVILVRDGGMEFGMVADTIEGIREIPVRELQAPLPTLTGVREEFLTGITGDRVALLNISKILADPRVVVQQDVE, encoded by the coding sequence ATGCCTGAAGAGAAAGCCGTGCACGCTGAAGGAAAAATAGACTGGGCATTTGTCCACTCCCGGCTTCAGGCGTTGAGGAGCGCACTCGATGAGGGGGCAGGACCCCTCCCGGCAGCACGCGAGCTCCTGAAGAGGCGGGCGGCGAAGCTTGCCGAGGTCCCCGCGCTCGAGGAGGGGGGGGCGCGCGTGACAGCGCTGGAATTCGAGCTCTCCGGTGAGCGGTACGCAGTGGAGACCTCCTTCATCGACGAGACCTTCCCGCTGAGCGAGTTCACCCCTCTTTTCTGTACCCCTCCGTTTGTCCTCGGCATAACGAACCTGCGTGGCAGGATCGTCTCCATCGTCGACCTGCGGCGTTTTTTCGAGCTGCCGACGGTGGGGCTTTCCAACCTGAACCGGGTGATCCTCGTGCGGGACGGCGGGATGGAGTTCGGCATGGTCGCCGACACCATCGAGGGGATCAGGGAGATCCCGGTGAGGGAGTTGCAGGCACCGCTGCCGACCCTTACCGGTGTCCGCGAGGAGTTTCTGACCGGCATCACCGGCGACAGGGTGGCTCTCCTGAACATTTCGAAGATCCTCGCCGACCCGCGAGTGGTCGTCCAGCAGGATGTGGAGTGA